One part of the Segnochrobactrum spirostomi genome encodes these proteins:
- the trpS gene encoding tryptophan--tRNA ligase yields MPKAATRPVVLTGDRTTGSLHLGHYVGSLKSRLVLQEDHRQFLLLADAQALTDNGDDPARIRRNVIEVALDYLAVGIDPEKSVICVQSCLPALAELTMLYMNFVTVSRLERNPTVKQEIVQRGFQRDIPAGFLCYPVSQAADITAFKAGLVPVGEDQLPMIEQSNEIARRINRHVGRELLPEAGALVSCVGRLPGIDGRSKMSKSAGNAIPLSATPAEISAAVQAMFTDPGHLRVSDPGRVEGNVVFTYLDAFDGSPDLADLKAHYRRGGLGDTVLKKRLDACLQALLAPIRERRAAFAKQPDFVMDVVRAGTARAAVLTQQTLDEVRAALGLFSFGGG; encoded by the coding sequence ATGCCAAAGGCCGCCACCCGTCCCGTCGTCCTCACCGGGGACCGCACCACCGGCTCGCTTCACCTCGGCCACTATGTCGGTTCGTTGAAGAGCCGGCTCGTGCTTCAGGAGGATCACCGCCAGTTCCTGCTGCTCGCCGACGCCCAGGCGCTGACCGACAACGGAGACGATCCCGCTCGCATCAGGCGCAACGTGATCGAAGTCGCGCTCGACTATCTCGCCGTCGGGATCGACCCGGAGAAGTCGGTCATCTGCGTCCAGTCATGCCTGCCGGCGCTCGCCGAGCTGACGATGCTCTATATGAACTTCGTCACGGTGAGCCGGCTCGAGCGGAACCCGACCGTCAAGCAGGAGATCGTTCAACGCGGGTTCCAGCGGGACATCCCGGCCGGCTTTCTCTGCTATCCGGTCTCGCAGGCCGCCGACATCACCGCCTTCAAAGCGGGGCTTGTCCCCGTCGGGGAGGACCAGCTTCCGATGATCGAGCAATCGAACGAGATCGCGCGTCGGATCAACCGGCATGTGGGCCGGGAGCTATTGCCGGAGGCAGGGGCGCTCGTGTCTTGCGTCGGTCGTCTGCCCGGGATCGATGGGCGGTCCAAGATGAGCAAGAGCGCCGGCAACGCGATCCCGCTCTCGGCGACGCCCGCGGAGATCAGCGCCGCGGTCCAGGCGATGTTCACCGACCCCGGCCACCTGCGGGTGAGCGATCCCGGACGCGTCGAGGGCAATGTCGTCTTCACCTACCTCGATGCCTTCGATGGCAGCCCCGACCTCGCGGACTTGAAGGCGCACTATCGCCGCGGTGGGCTCGGAGACACGGTCTTGAAGAAACGCCTCGACGCCTGCCTCCAGGCGTTGCTCGCCCCGATCCGCGAACGGCGCGCGGCGTTCGCGAAGCAACCGGACTTCGTCATGGACGTCGTCCGGGCCGGCACCGCAAGAGCGGCCGTTCTTACCCAACAGACGCTCGACGAGGTCAGGGCCGCTCTGGGGCTCTTCAGCTTTGGCGGAGGATAA